In the Colletotrichum higginsianum IMI 349063 chromosome 7 map unlocalized unitig_7, whole genome shotgun sequence genome, one interval contains:
- a CDS encoding major facilitator superfamily transporter has product MLISPAITILDRAVVERTTTGRPLIRGLVSQLRSAIRRPRGFFLTRPLGIVWTLYAATYVTANAATTVAERYEGAAAVGTATFASTLLVNVPLGVWKDLRFAEIFGSGASLEAGKAVTTTTAPRGLPRAATATFLLRDAVTIFGSFTLPGWVSSTIPDSVMVSSHAKTTITQLTVPVLSQLVASPIHLIALDYYERQTRLPFSDRVARTRGHVPSTVVMRCVRIIPAFGIGSSARGLVYGVFQQRQSFDCLLAACVNPGFGSGVETWNTVFWIATRISIAVGLIRICFPESKQLLEAKTHHVKNTASLCPT; this is encoded by the exons ATGCTGATCTCTCCGGCAATCACCATCCTAGACAG GGCCGTCGTTGAGCGGACAACCACAGGACGGCCCCTCATCCGAGGGCTCGTCTCACAGCTACGCTCCGCCATCCGTCGACCCCGCGGTTTCTTCCTCACCCGGCCGCTCGGCATCGTCTGGACTCTGTACGCGGCAACCTACGTCACCGCCAACGCCGCGACGACCGTGGCCGAGAGATACGAAGGCGCCGCTGCCGTGGGCACCGCCACCTTCGCCTCCACCCTGCTCGTCAACGTTCCCCTCGGCGTATGGAAAGACCTGCGCTTCGCCGAGATCTTTGGTTCCGGGGCATCTCTCGAGGCGGGCAaggcggtgacgacgacgacggcaccccGGGGCCTCCCCagggccgcgacggcgacgttcCTCCTCAGAGATGCCGTGACCATCTTCGGCTCCTTCACGCTGCCGGGCTGGGTGTCGTCGACCATCCCAGACTCCGTGATGGTGTCCTCGCACGCCAAGACGACCATCACGCAGCTGACAGTCCCCGTCTTGTCGCAGCTGGTGGCCTCGCCGATCCACCTCATCGCGCTGGACTACTACGAGAGGCAGACACGGTTGCCGTTCTCCGACAGGGTGGCCCGGACGCGGGGGCATGTGCCGTCGACGGTTGTCATGCGTTGCGTCAGGATCATACCGGCGTTTGGCATCGG CTCCAGCGCCCGCGGTCTCGTATACGGTGTCTTCCAGCAGCGACAATCTTTTGACTGCCTGCTCGCCGCGTGCGTTAACCCCGGCTTTGGTAGCGGCGTCGAGACGTGGAATACAGTTTTCTGGATCGCCACCCGCATttccatcgccgtcggcctcatCCGCATCTGCTTCCCCGAGTCcaagcagctcctcgaggccaagacGCATCATGTCAAGAACACGGCCTCCCTCTGTCCCACTTAG
- a CDS encoding Serine threonine-protein kinase nak1: protein MSNYQQADSSGYSASKQKAVEDAQKAQASVVKQCAVAGKEPPPYMLSELIGKGSFGRVYKATGPASGQAVAVKIISIEEGDTLEPVAADTLSDILKEVKTLKLLRSSGAKNINAVIDTLLVGHSVWMVTEYCAGGSVASLMRPTGGLPEKWIVPILREVAEAIYWVHKQGIIHRDVKCANVLVTELGGVQLCDFGVAGIIETRFDKRRTVTGTLQWMAPELFDSTVSYGMEVDIWAFGSMAYEVASGLPPNATTRIDIPRFGSYLKQHCPRLEGDQYSPQLKSLVAFCLVEDPNLRPPIEQVQTHPYIYNTNGEYPTASLCKLVSAYKAWEAQGGSRQSLFSAGGAQGSQNHPSPIPNDEWDFNDDSDFDQSELNNPADAQAVYDAYGLSIDFPQARPQQPNRRRRLPPNMKEFKAPLAKLFDPHTISNYGDNTRAVYTRSASSDLTIRDDSEHLDVRESLIDLDISFADGEPARITGADTIKARPRSTDATDMNRRTQDWTFPAFMPASANLDMPHSESRFADLDTIKAAPSSGPGNLTSRRTQDWVFPGFAPPAELHKPHSEPEDDDTLHDLNRMSALSLIDLDAGIAPTFMDRPSTAVSDATSTGSGSLHTPFDLEPQTNGQDFVHGVREPSIYVPRSVGSIREPSIYVSDDMDVYSIQTSQPSECSAMLNIPDEDPIASAAPEKGTNPARPPTHLPPAPPPVSQNVMQGVASPDEVKNELRRMVSSFADHLQAINDVVGRILVRQLGHHGSNGDRPREP from the coding sequence ATGTCGAACTATCAACAGGCAGATTCATCCGGCTATTCGGCGAGCAAACAAAAAGCTGTCGAAGACGCGCAGAAGGCGCAGGCGTCCGTCGTCAAGCAATGCGCTGTTGCCGGCAAGGAACCACCGCCATACATGCTTTCGGAGCTCATCGGTAAGGGAAGCTTTGGCCGTGTCTACAAGGCAACTGGCCCGGCGTCAGGACAAGCTGTCGCCGTCAAAATCATCAGCATTGAAGAAGGAGACACCCTGGAGCCCGTTGCGGCCGATACGTTGAGTGACATCCTCAAAGAGGTGAAGACCTTGAAGCTGTTGAGAAGTAGCGGTGCGAAAAACATCAACGCTGTCATCGACACTCTTCTTGTCGGGCATTCGGTATGGATGGTCACTGAATACTGCGCCGGTGGCAGTGTTGCATCACTGATGCGGCCAACTGGTGGGCTACCTGAGAAATGGATCGTCCCAATTCTCCGTGAAGTAGCCGAGGCCATCTATTGGGTTCACAAGCAAGGCATCATTCACCGCGATGTCAAATGTGCCAATGTTCTCGTCACCGAACTTGGAGGAGTCCAGCTTTGCGACTTCGGCGTGGCGGGCATCATCGAAACAAGGTTTGACAAGAGAAGAACAGTAACTGGAACGTTGCAATGGATGGCTCCTGAACTATTCGACTCGACAGTGTCTTATGGCATGGAGGTTGATATTTGGGCTTTCGGCTCCATGGCCTATGAGGTTGCCTCTGGGTTACCACCAAACGCAACCACAAGAATCGATATCCCACGCTTCGGCTCCTACTTGAAGCAACATTGTCCTCGTTTAGAGGGTGATCAATATTCACCCCAGCTCAAGAGTCTCGTTGCTTTCTGCCTGGTCGAAGATCCGAATCTGCGCCCTCCCATCGAACAAGTACAGACACACCCGTACATCTACAACACAAATGGCGAATATCCGACTGCGTCACTTTGCAAGCTCGTGAGTGCCTACAAGGCTTGGGAGGCCCAAGGTGGCAGCAGACAGTCCTTGTTCTCAGCGGGCGGTGCTCAAGGATCTCAAAACCACCCGTCCCCTATTCCGAATGATGAGTGGGATTTCAATGACGATAGCGATTTCGATCAGTCAGAACTCAACAATCCAGCAGATGCACAAGCCGTGTATGATGCCTATGGTCTGAGCATCGATTTTCCTCAAGCGCGTCCACAGCAACCtaatcgtcgtcgtcgtctacCTCCAAATATGAAAGAGTTCAAAGCTCCCCTCGCGAAGCTTTTCGATCCTCATACCATCTCCAATTATGGGGACAACACTCGTGCCGTTTATACCAGATCGGCGTCATCCGACTTGACCATTCGGGACGACTCAGAGCACTTGGATGTTCGCGAATCATTGATCGATCTCGACATCTCCTTTGCGGATGGCGAGCCGGCGCGAATCACAGGAGCCGACACGATCAAAGCCAGACCGCGCTCAACTGACGCGACAGATATGAATCGCCGTACCCAGGACTGGACCTTTCCCGCGTTTATGCCCGCTTCTGCGAACCTGGATATGCCACACTCTGAGTCAAGATTCGCAGACCTAGACACAATCAAGGCGGCCCCCTCAAGTGGGCCAGGCAACTTGACGAGTCGCCGGACCCAAGATTGGGTCTTCCCGGGCTTTGCGCCTCCCGCCGAGCTACATAAGCCGCACTCCGAGCCAGAAGATGATGACACGCTCCATGACCTTAATCGGATGTCCGCTCTAAGTCTCATCGATCTTGACGCGGGCATAGCGCCCACATTTATGGATCGCCCTTCTACTGCAGTCTCGGATGCTACGTCGACTGGGTCAGGGAGTCTTCACACACCCTTTGACCTTGAGCCGCAAACAAATGGACAAGATTTCGTTCATGGGGTCAGAGAACCATCGATCTACGTACCTAGAAGTGTTGGGTCCATCCGAGAGCCATCCATCTATGTGTCTGACGACATGGACGTGTATTCCATACAAACAAGTCAACCGAGTGAGTGTAGTGCCATGCTGAATATCCCTGATGAAGACCCTATCGCTTCAGCTGCGCCTGAGAAGGGGACGAACCCAGCCAGGCCACCCACACACCTTCCGCCCGCGCCACCTCCAGTATCGCAAAACGTGATGCAGGGAGTTGCCTCCCCGGACGAGGTCAAGAATGAGCTACGTCGCATGGTATCCAGCTTCGCCGATCATCTCCAGGCCATCAATGATGTTGTGGGGAGGATCCTGGTCCGCCAACTAGGACATCACGGTAGCAACGGAGACCGCCCCAGGGAGCCCTGA
- a CDS encoding Pyrroline-5-carboxylate reductase, giving the protein MDSLKDLTLCVLGCGNLGIPILKALLDNAESASSTLPITRFIACVRSESSEMSLKERFAAAGDKLVVSRGDNAAALQKSDVVVLGVDPGDVEAVLSQPGTKEALGDKLLISVAAGWTRGRLETTIYGSETTSENAAGRAWVVRTLPNIAAMVSQSLTAIEISEPAVPARYLDLTEAIFNRIGKTVQIAPKLMNATTALGGSTPAFFAVICDALIDAAVAVGVPRNLAHIMTFQSMLGTATLMQNGLHPALLKDQGTSPEGCTIGGLMVLEEGAVRGHVGKALREAVTVARLMESQPHVNDTRH; this is encoded by the exons ATGGACTCCCTCAAGGACCTAACATTGTGTGTATTGGGATGTG GAAACCTCGGCATTCCCATACTGAAAGCACTTCTCGACAACGCCGAAAGCGCAAGCAGCACCCTCCCCATCACTCGTTTTATTGCGTGCGTCCGAAGCGAATCTTCAGAAATGTCCCTGAAAGAACGGTTCGCGGCAGCGGGAGACAAGCTCGTCGTCTCGAGGGGcgacaacgccgccgccctgcagAAGTCAGATGTCGTCGTGTTGGGAGTCGACCCCGGTGACGTGGAGGCGGTTCTCTCGCAACCAGGGACGAAAGAGGCGTTGGGAGACAAGTTGCTGATCAGCGTAGCTGCTGGCTGGACCAGAGGCAGGCTGGAAACGACGATATACGGCAGCGAGACCACGTCCGAGAACGCAGCAGGCCGCGCGTGGGTGGTACGCACGTTGCCCAACATCGCGGCCATGGTTTCCCAGTCCCTCACGGCGATCGAGATATCGGAGCCGGCGGTCCCGGCCCGCTACCTGGACCTCACCGAGGCCATCTTCAACAGGATCGGCAAGACGGTGCAGATCGCCCCGAAGCTCATGAACGCGACCACCGCCCTCGGaggctcgacgccggccttcttcgccgtcatCTGTGACGCGCTCatcgatgccgccgtcgccgtcggggTCCCGAGGAACCTCGCGCACATCATGACTTTTCAGTCCATGCTGGGAACCGCGACGCTTATGCAGAACGGTCTCCATCCCGCTCTGTTGAAGGACCAGGGGACGTCACCCGAGGGATGTACGATTGGGGGGTTGATGGTCTTGGAAGAGGGTGCCGTAAGGGGGCATGTTGGAAAGGCGTTGAGAGAGGCTGTCACGGTGGCCCGTCTGATGGAGAGCCAACCTCATGTAAACGACACTAGACACtag
- a CDS encoding Proline oxidase, with protein MELRHVTTAPFLLCSRSVSTAPLVVEKGVGTAAPSTLAALPTPVLMRSLLVAAISSKPMLLGPSLSVLSFLTRPNRGYFTDVDRNPVLHALLKGVFYKQFCAGETPREAKDTMRHLRFMGFRGTILTYAKETIFDAKTNTEHGLGIDSEEDAAKNGHCSTIESWRKGALETVDLLSDGDQLALKLTGAGPRVTEAFAARRLPPQQMMDALNEICQRCKDRGVRLLIDAESQHFQWGIFLAGMELMRKFNRDAGRATVYNTYQAYLKSTPDTLAGHLEAASREGFTHGLKLVRGAYMSTDERSLIHDTKRDTDEAYDGIAQGALRRRIGEFGAPGGKPFPSLNLFLASHNKRSVVAAHEMHRQRLADGLPTVPVGFAQLQGMSDEVSFSLLQMKEEEGGGTGGQGRDASPQVWKCSTWGSVGECAAYLLRRAVENRDAVSRTVDEYVALKTEVGRRLRSRFGRSRQSVGQ; from the exons ATGGAGCTG CGCCATGTTACAACTGCCCCTTTCCTGCTCTGTTCGAGATCCGTCTCGACCGCCCCCTTGGttgtcgagaagggcgtTGGAACTGCAGCTCCGTCCACCTTGGCAGCTCTGCCTACGCCAGTCCTCATGAGGTCCCTTTTGGTGGCTGCCATCTCTTCCAAGCCGATGCTCCTCGGCCCATCACTCTCGGTCCTGTCGTTCCTCACACGACCGAACAGAGGGTACTTCACCGACGTCGACCGGAACCCGGTGCTCCACGCGCTGTTGAAGGGAGTCTTCTACAAGCAGTTCTGCGCGGGGGAGACGCCGAGAGAGGCGAAAGACACCATGCGCCACCTGCGGTTCATGGGCTTCCGCGGCACGATCCTCACGTACGCGAAAGAAACCATTTTCGATGCAAAGACGAACACGGAGCACGGTCTGGGCATCGACTCGGAGGAAGACGCCGCGAAGAATGGCCACTGTTCCACCATCGAGTCGTGGAGAAAAGGGGCCTTGGAGACGGTCGACCTGCTCAGCGATGGAGACCAACTGGCCTTGAA ACTCACAGGAGCCGGCCCTCGCGTCACGGAAGCCTTCGCGGCCAGACggctgccgccgcagcagATGATGGACGCCCTCAACGAGATCTGCCAACGGTGCAAGGACCGCGGCGTCCGCCTCCTGATCGACGCCGAGTCCCAGCACTTCCAATGgggcatcttcctcgccggcatggAGCTCATGCGCAAGTTCAaccgcgacgccggccgcgccACGGTCTACAACACCTACCAAGCGTACCTGAAGAGCACGCCGGACACCCTCGCCGGGCacctcgaggcggcgagccGGGAGGGCTTCACGCACGGCCTGAAGCTGGTCCGGGGCGCGTACATGAGCACTGACGAGAGGTCGCTGATCCACGACACCAAGCGGGACACGGACGAGGCCTACGACGGCATCGCGCAGGGGGCCCTCAGGCGCCGGATAGGCGAGTTCGGCGCGCCGGGCGGGAAGCCGTTCCCGTCGCTCAACCTCTTCCTGGCGAGTCACAACAAGCGCAGCGTCGTGGCGGCCCACGAGATGCACCGGCAGAGGCTGGCGGACGGGCTACcgacggtgccggtgggGTTCGCGCAGCTGCAGGGCATGTCGGACGAGGTCAGCTTCTCGCTGCTGcagatgaaggaggaggaggggggcgggaCTGGAGGGCAGGGCCGGGACGCGTCGCCGCAGGTGTGGAAGTGCTCGACGTGGGGGAGCGTGGGCGAGTGCGCGGCGTATCTGCTGCGGAGGGCCGTGGAGAACAGGGATGCGGTCTCGAGGACGGTGGACGAGTACGTGGCTCTCAAGACCGAGGTGGGCAGGCGGTTGAGGTCCAGGTTCGGCCGGTCTCGGCAGTCTGTAGGGCAGTGA
- a CDS encoding Glutathione S-transferase produces MANVDTSIGARTTGAAARFAAEHSEEHPLKLYGGWFCPFVQRSWIVLHEKQIPHQYVEINPYKKDPEFLKMNSRGLVPTLAVPVDVKGNEQRPLYDSTVVSEYLNEAYSGNNYGPHLLPEAPYDRARCRLWIDHINSRIVPGFYKFIQHTPEKEYSIDQARDEFLGNIKTFTKEMDPEGPWFLGKTFSLVDVMLAPWAMRLFLFDHYKPGGLGIPTESENEDDEKTWKRWRQWYDAIQEKQSVKSTLSDKDAYIEVYKRYAEDKTNSKVGQATRSGKNLP; encoded by the coding sequence ATGGCAAACGTCGACACGTCGATCGGCGCTCGCACCACCGGCGCGGCAGCCCGGTTCGCGGCCGAACACTCGGAAGAGCATCCGCTGAAGCTGTACGGCGGCTGGTTCTGCCCATTCGTGCAGCGGTCTTGGATCGTCCTGCACGAGAAGCAGATCCCGCACCAGTACGTCGAGATCAACCCTTACAAGAAGGATCCCGAGTTTCTCAAGATGAACTCTCGGGGCCTGGTTCCCACACTGGCCGTCCCTGTGGACGTCAAGGGCAACGAGCAGAGGCCACTCTACGACAGTACAGTGGTGTCCGAGTACCTCAACGAGGCTTACTCGGGTAACAACTACGGTCCGCATCTTCTCCCGGAGGCGCCGTATGACCGCGCCAGATGTAGGCTGTGGATAGACCACATCAACTCGCGCATCGTGCCGGGGTTCTACAAGTTCATCCAACACACGCCGGAGAAGGAGTACAGCATAGATCAGGCGCGAGACGAGTTTCTAGGAAACATCAAAACGTTCACCAAGGAGATGGACCCCGAGGGGCCTTGGTTTCTCGGCAAAACGTTCAGTCTCGTCGATGTCATGCTTGCACCATGGGCGATGCGCTTGTTCCTCTTCGACCATTACAAGCCAGGTGGCCTCGGGATTCCAACCGAAAGTGAAAATGAGGACGACGAAAAGACTTGGAAGAGGTGGAGGCAGTGGTATGATGCCATTCAAGAGAAACAGAGCGTGAAGAGTACGCTCAGCGACAAGGATGCCTACATCGAGGTATACAAGCGATACGCCGAAGACAAGACGAACTCAAAGGTCGGGCAGGCAACAAGAAGTGGAAAGAACTTGCCCTAG
- a CDS encoding Xylosidase : arabinofuranosidase → MRLFSLFWLSAITLATQGQSQVNKTFTNPVLPGWNSDPSCTFVKEWDNTFFCTVSSFLAFPGIPVYASKDLVNWKLASNALTRPEQVPELYRNSGQNEGIWASTIRFRDGTFYLITSYVSWYDGWGPKILLFTTTDPYNDASWTGPLHVENPANDIDPDIFWDDGKVFMSVAAGIYISEIDLKTGAATEPIRVWNGTGDRNPEGPHLYRKDDYYYLLIGEGGTETNHSVTIARSREIAGPYEGAPHNPILTAKDTDLYFQTVGHADLFQDASGNWWGIALATRSGPAWEIYPMGRETVLFAVDWKDGEWPFLDVVRGTMTGPLPPVNKDIPGDGHWIDEPDVVDFTPGSGFPRHFFFWRPPKTSLFAISPHGHPNTLEISPSPVNLSATPAFEPKEDGLGFIARKQSATLFNYTVDVSFNPEVEEEEAGISVFLTQAQHIDLGIVNLQACSGTTFIPRFRFRVEASGKPNITVPETVVVPVPKEWRSEPIRLSVSAVSDTEYVFGAAPAARPEEYKEIGSASALIVSGGSGPFTGTVVGAYATNNGGQGKTPAYFSRWRYTPVAQKIEQDTVVPAK, encoded by the exons ATGCGCCTCTTCAGCCTCTTTTGGCTATCAGCTATCACCCTGGCGACCCAAGGCCAGTCTCAGGTCAACAAGACCTTCACCAACCCAGTTTTACCCGGGTGGAACTCGGATCCCAGTTGCACCTTTGTGAAAGAATGGGACAACACGTTTTTCTGCACAGTATCATCGTTCTTGGCTTTCCCAGGCATCCCGGTGTACGCCAGTAAAGACTTGGTCAACTGGAAGCTCGCCAGCAACGCACTCACGCGGCCCGAGCAAGTCCCAGAGCTGTACAGGAACTCAGGACAGAACGAGGGAATATGGGCATCTACGATCCGTTTCCGCGATGGCACCTTCTACCTAATCACTTCGTACGTGTCTTGGTATGATGGATGGGGTCCGAAGATCCTACTCTTCACCACCACAGACCCCTACAATGATGCATCCTGGACGGGCCCGCTGCATGTGGAGAACCCGGCAAACGACATCGACCCGGACATCTTCTGggacgacggcaaggtctTCATGTCGGTAGCTGCTGGAATCTACATCAGCGAGATTGACCTCAAAACCGGCGCTGCGACCGAGCCCATCCGAGTCTGGAACGGGACGGGCGACCGCAACCCCGAAGGACCGCATCTGTATCGAAAGGACGACTACTACTACCTCCTgatcggcgagggcggcacAGAGACCAACCACTCCGTCACGATCGCCCGGTCGAGAGAGATAGCCGGCCCCTACGAGGGTGCGCCGCACAACCCCATCCTCACGGCCAAGGACACGGATTTGTATTTCCAAACGGTCGGTCACGCCGACCTCTTCCAGGACGCCTCTGGAAACTGGTGGGGCATCGCGCTGGCCACCCGATCCGGCCCCGCGTGGGAAATCTACCCCATGGGCCGCGAGACGGTCCTCTTCGCGGTCGACTGGAAGGACGGCGAGTGGCcgttcctcgacgtcgtccgcgGCACCATGACAGGGCCTCTGCCGCCCGTCAACAAGGACATCCCGGGAGACGGTCACTGGATTGACGAgccggacgtcgtcgacttcaCGCCGGGGTCGGGGTTCCCAAGGCACTTTTTCTTCTGGCGGCCGCCCAAGACGTCGCTCTTCGCCATCTCGCCACACGGGCATCCAAACACGTTGGAAATCTCCCCCTCGCCCGTCAATCTGTCCGCAACCCCCGCTTTCGAGCCAAAGGAGGATGGTCTTGGGTTTATTGCCCGCAAGCAAAGCGCGACCCTTTTCAACTACACGGTCGACGTTTCGTTCAACCCCGAagtggaggaggaagaggcgggcATCTCGGTGTTTCTGACACAGGCACAGCATATTGATCTGGGGATCGTTAATTTGCAGGCCTGCTCCGGTACAACATTCATCCCGCGGTTCCGGTTCCGCGTCGAAGCATCAGGCAAGCCGAACATCACCGTCCCCGAGACCGTTGTCGTGCCGGTCCCCAAAGAGTGGAGGTCGGAACCGATACGGTTGTCCGTCTCGGCTGTTAGTGACACCGAGTACGTGTTCGGTGCGGCTCCTGCGGCAAGACCGGAAGAATACAAAGAAATAGGCTCGGCAAGCGCCCTCATAGTTTCCGGAGGCAGCGGACCTTTTACCG GTACTGTAGTTGGCGCTTATGCCACCAACAATGGCGGCCAGGGGAAGACTCCGGCCTATTTCAGTCGGTGGAGATACACTCCTGTTGCGCAGAAGATTGAACAAGACACTGTAGTACCGGCAAAGTAG
- a CDS encoding Extracellular serine-rich protein, with protein sequence MFSIKTLSTVLLAAAAATVSAAPTNTVGTKTPSRTTHLTGVTHSVVAGLGGLRFDPDNVVAEIGDVVEWHFLPRNHSVVQSSFADPCAPLADGTSFFSGFNFFTPEGQADNVFQVVVEDRKPIWYYCAQNVGQHCSSGMVGVINQNFDSPDFTLAKHKALAAQKGDAIVPAVQQGGYVIPNPNPLGGFKL encoded by the exons ATGTTCTCCATCAAGACCCTCTCCACCGtcctcctggccgccgccgccgccaccgtctcggccgcTCCGACTAACACAGTCGGTACCAAGACGCCGTCCCGCACGACCCACCTCACTGGTGTCACTCACtctgtcgtcgccggcctcggcggcctccgcTTCGACCCGGacaacgtcgtcgccgagattGGCGACGTTGTCGAGTGGCACTTCCTGCCTCGCAACCACTCGGTCGTCCAGTCCAGCTTCGCCGACCCCTGCGCgcccctcgccgacggcacctccttcttctccggctTCAACTTCTTCACCCCCGAAGGCCAGGCCGACAACGTCttccaggtcgtcgtcgaggaccgcAAGCCTATC TGGTACTACTGTGCTCAGAACGTCGGCCAGCATTGCTCTTCCGGCATGGTTGGCGTCATCAACCAGAACTTTGACAGCCCCGACTTCACCCTCGCCAAGCACAAGGCCTTGGCTGCCCAAAAGGGCGATGCCATCGTCCCTGCTGTCCAGCAGGGCGGCTACGTCATTCCGAACCCCAACCCGCTCGGAGGCTTCAAGCTCTAA